In the genome of Mucisphaera calidilacus, one region contains:
- the proB gene encoding glutamate 5-kinase: MPSSSLRRERLVPARHLVVKVGTALLTRDADEGPGLDTEFIAALAKQIGTLSKQGYEITLVSSGAVGAGCVELGVEKRPEDVAELQAAAAVGQRRLMTHLHDALKPYGLRVGQLLLTRHDFDDRERFLNIRNCVTKLHELGCLPVLNENDSVAVDEIRFGDNDLLAALTTNALAAEALILLTTVDGLLDDDGKVVDLVENIQEQIGLVRTEGSSWGRGGMSTKLESARLVTEAGEVAVIAHGREKNVLLRLMKGEKLGTCFLPSERKLDSRSRWIGLTKRPDGTLSVDTGASAAVVDNGKSLLAKGITDVTGRFERGSLVVVRDPQGREIGRGLINYNSDETRSIMGLDSDRFAERLGRPGFTEVIHRDNLVVMASTATH; this comes from the coding sequence ATGCCCTCATCGAGTCTGCGACGAGAACGGCTGGTGCCCGCACGGCACCTGGTGGTGAAGGTTGGAACCGCCCTGCTGACGCGTGACGCCGACGAGGGCCCCGGGCTGGACACCGAGTTCATCGCGGCCCTGGCCAAGCAGATCGGCACACTGAGCAAGCAGGGATACGAGATCACACTCGTTTCCAGCGGGGCTGTCGGCGCGGGTTGCGTCGAGTTGGGCGTCGAGAAGCGTCCCGAGGACGTCGCCGAGCTCCAGGCCGCCGCGGCGGTTGGCCAGCGTCGGCTGATGACCCACCTCCACGACGCACTCAAGCCCTACGGCCTGCGCGTCGGGCAACTGCTGCTCACGCGTCACGACTTCGATGACCGCGAGCGGTTCCTCAACATCCGCAACTGCGTGACCAAACTCCACGAGTTGGGCTGCCTCCCCGTCCTCAACGAGAACGATTCGGTGGCGGTCGATGAGATTCGCTTCGGTGACAACGACCTGCTCGCCGCCCTGACGACCAACGCTCTCGCAGCCGAGGCCCTCATCCTGCTGACCACCGTCGACGGCCTGCTCGACGACGACGGCAAGGTCGTCGACCTTGTCGAGAACATCCAGGAGCAGATCGGGCTGGTGCGCACGGAAGGGTCTTCCTGGGGACGGGGCGGGATGAGCACCAAGCTCGAATCGGCACGCCTCGTCACCGAGGCCGGTGAGGTCGCGGTCATCGCGCACGGCCGCGAGAAGAACGTCCTGCTCCGCCTGATGAAGGGCGAGAAACTCGGGACCTGCTTCCTCCCCTCGGAACGCAAACTCGACAGCCGCAGCCGCTGGATCGGCCTGACCAAGCGGCCGGACGGGACGCTCAGCGTCGATACCGGGGCGAGTGCCGCCGTCGTCGACAACGGCAAGAGCCTGCTGGCCAAGGGCATCACCGACGTCACCGGCCGCTTCGAACGCGGGTCCCTGGTCGTGGTCCGCGACCCCCAGGGCCGGGAGATCGGCCGCGGCCTGATCAACTACAACTCGGATGAGACCCGCTCGATCATGGGGCTTGATTCCGACCGCTTCGCCGAGCGCCTCGGCCGCCCGGGCTTTACCGAGGTCATCCACCGCGACAACCTCGTGGTCATGGCCTCCACGGCCACACACTGA
- a CDS encoding tetratricopeptide repeat protein, with amino-acid sequence MGRIVEQAMQGDRVGAMLGLSDWLMRGGAPADAAVLRRALGGVMPVSLDDAEGAVDEQTLDELTRTLAGRLTMLPTVVRGLEIRGDDRWIEAVHDASVRCWPHAEGREDRLAICRALVRLNILQDDPEGVIRWAHKGLRIEPSDADLALALSRYQDDPEAGPPVRVVLTRVARRWPGYRDVRAALIRRRADDGHQASARRMLERWLRREPDAPLARRLREELTA; translated from the coding sequence ATGGGCCGGATCGTGGAGCAGGCGATGCAGGGGGACCGCGTGGGCGCCATGCTCGGTCTATCGGACTGGCTGATGCGTGGCGGGGCACCCGCGGACGCGGCGGTGCTGCGACGGGCGCTTGGCGGGGTGATGCCCGTATCACTCGATGACGCCGAGGGCGCGGTAGACGAACAGACACTGGATGAACTGACACGGACGCTGGCAGGACGCCTGACCATGCTGCCCACGGTGGTGCGCGGGCTGGAGATACGGGGCGATGACCGCTGGATCGAGGCGGTTCATGACGCTTCGGTACGCTGCTGGCCTCACGCGGAGGGGCGTGAGGACCGGCTGGCGATCTGCCGGGCTCTGGTCCGCCTGAACATCCTGCAGGATGACCCGGAGGGGGTCATCCGGTGGGCACACAAAGGACTGCGTATCGAGCCGTCCGACGCGGACCTCGCTTTGGCACTCTCCCGTTATCAGGACGATCCGGAGGCCGGCCCCCCCGTTCGTGTGGTCCTGACACGGGTAGCCCGGCGCTGGCCGGGTTATCGGGATGTGCGTGCGGCCCTGATCCGTCGGCGTGCCGATGATGGGCATCAGGCGTCCGCACGACGGATGCTCGAACGCTGGTTGCGGCGCGAGCCCGATGCTCCGCTGGCCCGGCGTCTACGTGAGGAACTCACGGCATGA
- a CDS encoding 3-deoxy-D-manno-octulosonic acid transferase, whose amino-acid sequence MGLLLDAVYGMGLLVASPKLLGGRKGKGPFDWSGRMGKGHRLPDKTGKRVLIHAVSLGEVNLIRMLVDQLEAHQIDVVVASTTNTGYDRAVRLFGSERVVRYPFDFTWAVERVLDRVNPDLVVTAELEVWPNLIERCHRRGIGVAVVNGRLSAPSFRGYQKLRFALRQSFARLAAVGAQTQAYADRFVAMGVPPERVSVLDTMKWDTANVADHVAGADELASELGLDRSRPIVVLGSTGVDEERVLVDAIQLAKPGVQIVIVPRKPERFDEVAEQFPGVVRRSTGEPGQGPLYLLDTLGELRRAYAFADVVVVGRSFNGWGGSDPIEPVAIGKLVVMGPDVHNFQEVVDALVECDGMRVVPSPAEAGRVVAEWLAVPESSAAMADAGRRVILSRQGATSRYVAMIQALLTENAQAGL is encoded by the coding sequence ATGGGACTTCTTCTGGACGCAGTGTATGGGATGGGGTTGCTGGTGGCGTCGCCGAAGCTCCTCGGCGGCCGAAAGGGTAAGGGCCCCTTCGACTGGTCCGGACGGATGGGCAAGGGGCATCGCCTGCCGGATAAGACGGGCAAACGAGTCCTGATCCACGCGGTCAGCCTCGGCGAGGTCAACCTCATCCGGATGCTCGTCGATCAACTCGAAGCTCATCAGATCGACGTCGTGGTCGCTTCAACCACCAACACCGGCTACGACCGGGCCGTCAGACTCTTCGGCAGCGAGCGTGTCGTCCGTTACCCCTTCGACTTCACCTGGGCCGTTGAGCGCGTGCTGGACCGCGTCAACCCCGACCTTGTGGTGACCGCCGAACTCGAGGTCTGGCCGAACCTGATCGAGCGGTGCCATCGGCGTGGCATCGGCGTCGCGGTGGTCAACGGCCGGCTCAGCGCACCCAGCTTTCGGGGCTACCAGAAATTGAGATTCGCGCTGCGTCAATCCTTCGCTCGACTCGCTGCCGTGGGTGCCCAGACACAGGCCTACGCCGACCGCTTCGTGGCCATGGGCGTGCCCCCCGAGCGCGTGTCGGTGCTGGACACCATGAAGTGGGACACCGCGAACGTCGCGGACCACGTCGCGGGGGCGGACGAACTCGCCAGCGAACTGGGCCTCGACCGGTCGCGGCCGATCGTGGTGCTTGGCTCGACGGGCGTTGATGAGGAACGGGTGTTAGTCGATGCGATCCAGTTGGCGAAGCCAGGCGTGCAGATCGTCATCGTGCCCCGCAAGCCCGAGCGTTTCGATGAGGTCGCAGAACAGTTCCCGGGGGTCGTCAGGCGGAGCACGGGCGAGCCGGGGCAGGGCCCGCTCTACCTGCTCGACACGCTGGGCGAACTGCGGCGTGCGTATGCCTTCGCGGACGTGGTGGTCGTCGGCCGGAGTTTCAACGGCTGGGGTGGGTCGGACCCCATCGAGCCGGTCGCCATCGGCAAGCTCGTGGTCATGGGGCCCGATGTTCACAACTTTCAGGAAGTCGTCGATGCTCTGGTGGAGTGCGACGGGATGCGTGTCGTGCCGTCGCCCGCGGAGGCGGGCAGGGTGGTCGCCGAATGGCTCGCAGTTCCCGAATCCTCGGCCGCGATGGCAGACGCCGGGCGTCGGGTTATCCTGTCCCGACAGGGTGCGACGTCTCGTTACGTGGCGATGATTCAGGCCCTGCTCACGGAGAACGCACAGGCGGGATTGTGA